From a single Flavobacteriales bacterium genomic region:
- a CDS encoding 6,7-dimethyl-8-ribityllumazine synthase yields the protein MATATHNLSEHDPSSVPSGAGLRFALVVSEWNLDVTDALRAGSRETLLKYGVASTDIIECWVPGSFELASGAQYLLEKEDLHGVICLGSVVRGETPHFDFVCHGTTQGIMDVALKFSIPVIFGVLTDDTMEQARARSGGVHGNKGIDCAVAVLKMAALKSKS from the coding sequence ATGGCCACAGCAACACATAACCTTTCCGAACATGATCCGTCCAGCGTCCCTAGTGGCGCTGGTCTTCGTTTTGCCCTAGTGGTGAGCGAATGGAATCTGGACGTAACCGATGCGCTTCGTGCGGGATCACGTGAGACCTTATTGAAATATGGGGTTGCTTCAACCGACATTATTGAATGTTGGGTGCCCGGTAGCTTCGAATTAGCAAGCGGCGCTCAATACCTGTTGGAGAAAGAAGACCTTCATGGCGTTATCTGTCTTGGCAGCGTGGTTCGTGGCGAAACGCCTCACTTCGATTTCGTTTGCCACGGAACCACGCAAGGGATAATGGATGTTGCCCTTAAGTTCAGTATTCCCGTGATCTTCGGTGTGCTCACCGACGATACCATGGAACAAGCACGTGCCCGAAGTGGTGGTGTACACGGCAACAAAGGCATCGATTGTGCCGTAGCTGTTCTGAAGATGGCTGCGTTAAAGAGCAAGTCGTAG
- a CDS encoding tetratricopeptide repeat protein — MSNKITSQDKPKGTEQDVDLGEVYTRTELFLEKNKQAILIGVVALLAIVGGALLYKNFVSGPKAKEAAELMWKAEYYFEIDSLDRALNGDTEWPGFISIADQYSSTPTGNLANYYLGAIYMKKGDYELAIDHYKKADLDDDVLRVMAVGNVGDALVELDRTDEAVKEFEKAASMVRNEFTTPMYLMKAGILHQQAGNWAGAAKAFNRVATEFPNSPDANQAKKYAGRAEAMGG, encoded by the coding sequence ATGAGCAATAAGATCACTTCACAAGACAAGCCTAAGGGAACTGAGCAAGACGTTGACCTTGGAGAAGTCTATACACGTACCGAGTTATTCCTGGAAAAGAACAAACAGGCGATCCTGATCGGCGTTGTCGCTCTTTTGGCGATAGTTGGTGGCGCTCTTCTCTATAAGAATTTCGTTTCTGGACCTAAGGCAAAAGAAGCAGCGGAATTGATGTGGAAAGCGGAATATTACTTTGAGATCGACTCTCTTGACCGCGCATTGAACGGCGATACCGAGTGGCCTGGCTTCATTTCGATCGCCGATCAGTATTCCAGCACACCAACTGGCAATTTGGCCAACTATTACCTGGGTGCGATCTACATGAAAAAGGGTGATTATGAACTTGCCATCGACCACTACAAAAAGGCCGATCTGGATGATGATGTGCTTCGTGTAATGGCCGTTGGCAATGTTGGAGATGCATTGGTTGAATTGGACCGGACCGATGAAGCCGTGAAGGAATTCGAAAAGGCTGCCAGCATGGTTCGCAACGAATTCACTACTCCGATGTACCTTATGAAAGCAGGGATCCTGCACCAACAGGCCGGGAATTGGGCTGGTGCAGCGAAAGCCTTCAATCGCGTAGCAACTGAGTTTCCGAATAGCCCGGATGCTAACCAAGCGAAAAAGTATGCTGGGCGCGCGGAGGCAATGGGCGGATAG
- a CDS encoding DNA replication/repair protein RecF produces the protein MDFHLGRLHILNFRNHRDAELELGPQVNCLVGSNGTGKTNLLDTVHYLSLTKSYFDPIDVHNIQHGEDQFMVQGTLHTANGEDTLLCSVRRGHRKVFNRNRKEYPRLANHIGRYPVVMVTPYDGQLVLDGSEVRRKFIDGLIAQFDKNYLDSLIRYNRALLQRNAMLKQFAMDGRGSMEMLEPWDEQLVNHGTLVFEVRRAFMKEMVPLLESHYHGISSGPEKVALTYRSALLETSMRELLHNSLQKDRAAQYTTVGIHRDELLFTINDQPLKRYGSQGQQKTYLIALKLAQFDLTQARSGLRPILLLDDIFDKIDPQRMRHLLKLLSDRKFGQVLITDTDASRLHTALDGLDLDVRFFHLAHDIPIRSEKVERTVA, from the coding sequence ATGGATTTCCATCTCGGCCGCTTGCATATTCTGAATTTCCGCAATCATCGGGATGCTGAGCTGGAGCTGGGTCCTCAGGTGAACTGTTTGGTTGGCTCAAATGGTACCGGTAAGACCAACTTATTGGATACGGTGCATTACCTCTCGCTGACCAAGAGCTACTTCGATCCCATCGATGTGCACAATATCCAGCACGGTGAGGATCAGTTCATGGTTCAGGGGACACTGCACACTGCAAATGGGGAGGATACCTTATTGTGCAGTGTGCGTAGAGGCCATCGAAAGGTATTCAACCGAAATCGAAAGGAATATCCACGGTTGGCCAATCACATTGGGCGCTATCCCGTGGTGATGGTAACACCGTATGACGGGCAATTGGTGCTGGATGGGTCGGAGGTCCGGCGAAAGTTCATCGATGGGCTTATTGCGCAATTCGACAAGAATTATTTGGATTCCTTGATCAGGTATAACCGTGCCCTGTTGCAGCGGAACGCCATGTTGAAGCAATTCGCGATGGATGGGCGAGGATCAATGGAAATGCTTGAACCGTGGGACGAACAATTGGTGAACCATGGAACGCTGGTCTTTGAAGTGCGCCGGGCATTCATGAAAGAGATGGTACCGTTGCTGGAAAGTCATTACCACGGCATCAGTTCTGGCCCCGAAAAGGTGGCCCTTACATACCGCTCAGCGCTGTTGGAGACGTCGATGCGTGAATTATTGCACAATTCCTTACAGAAGGATCGGGCTGCGCAATACACTACGGTTGGTATTCATCGGGACGAACTGCTCTTTACGATCAATGACCAACCCTTGAAACGATACGGTTCTCAAGGTCAACAAAAAACCTATTTGATCGCATTGAAATTGGCCCAGTTCGATCTTACACAAGCGCGATCAGGACTCAGGCCCATTTTACTGCTTGATGATATCTTCGACAAGATCGATCCGCAACGCATGCGCCATTTGCTGAAATTATTGAGTGATCGCAAGTTCGGGCAGGTCTTGATCACCGATACCGATGCATCGCGCTTGCATACCGCGTTGGACGGGTTGGATCTGGACGTACGTTTCTTCCACCTTGCACACGATATACCCATCAGAAGTGAAAAAGTCGAACGAACAGTCGCTTAG
- a CDS encoding DUF721 domain-containing protein, producing the protein MKKSNEQSLSQVFDHLIDAYGMREKMDELDITSAWDDVAGPMIARHTVTIRLRKGRLVVKVDSAPLRQELTYMRVTLQEILNRRAGRKVVEEIILE; encoded by the coding sequence GTGAAAAAGTCGAACGAACAGTCGCTTAGTCAGGTCTTCGACCATTTGATCGATGCATATGGTATGCGCGAAAAAATGGACGAATTGGACATAACCTCTGCATGGGATGATGTTGCCGGCCCCATGATCGCGCGGCACACAGTAACAATTCGTCTGCGTAAAGGTCGCCTCGTGGTTAAGGTGGACTCAGCTCCGCTACGGCAAGAGCTTACCTACATGCGTGTAACGTTACAGGAGATCCTGAACCGAAGAGCTGGAAGAAAGGTCGTGGAAGAAATAATCCTGGAATAG
- a CDS encoding nucleoside-diphosphate kinase, producing MSNRTFTMIKPEAVAAGNTGKIIDMITSKGFKVIALKYTRLSKDEAGIFYEVHKERPFYGELVDYMACGPIVAAILEKNNAVSDFRTLIGATDPAEAAEGTLRKRFAESKAKNAVHGSDSDQNAVIEGNFFFSGRERY from the coding sequence ATGAGCAATAGAACTTTTACGATGATCAAGCCGGAAGCAGTTGCAGCCGGAAACACTGGCAAGATCATCGATATGATCACTAGCAAGGGCTTTAAGGTCATCGCCTTGAAATACACGCGATTGAGCAAAGACGAGGCAGGTATTTTCTACGAAGTACATAAAGAGCGCCCGTTCTACGGTGAGCTTGTTGACTATATGGCCTGCGGTCCTATCGTAGCTGCGATCCTTGAGAAGAACAACGCGGTCTCTGATTTCCGTACGTTGATCGGAGCTACGGACCCAGCGGAAGCAGCGGAAGGAACACTGCGCAAGCGTTTCGCGGAAAGCAAAGCGAAGAACGCCGTGCATGGTAGTGACAGCGATCAAAATGCTGTCATTGAAGGAAATTTCTTCTTTAGCGGAAGGGAGCGGTACTAA
- a CDS encoding bifunctional oligoribonuclease/PAP phosphatase NrnA produces MSILTAADPRVVQLKELLAGSKRIAIVGHYNPDGDAIGSTLGLALVLKAAGHTVQVVMPNPAGAFLSRLTGYSEIVCFTERPAAALDAIKKCDVLFCLDFNRSKRTGGLEEVVAAAPVRVLIDHHQDPEKFSPVMFSDTSACSTCQMVYDIVNALGLSELITQDVATCLYTGLVTDTGSFRFRSTTAHTMKVGAALIEKGVDIEAVHSSISDDNTEDRLRLLGLTLSERMQVLPEYSTVIISLSKEDLKRYNFKQGDTEGFVNYGLSIRGIRLSAFFVERPDMVKISLRSKNNLFVDKFLGENFQGGGHRNAAGGQDEGPLQSTVDRFKALLPGLINEFPA; encoded by the coding sequence ATGTCTATTCTTACCGCAGCCGATCCACGCGTTGTTCAATTGAAGGAATTGCTGGCTGGAAGCAAGCGTATTGCAATTGTTGGCCATTACAACCCGGATGGTGATGCCATTGGTTCCACACTTGGTCTTGCCCTGGTTCTCAAGGCAGCGGGGCATACGGTACAGGTAGTAATGCCGAATCCTGCTGGGGCCTTTTTATCGCGTTTGACCGGTTATTCCGAGATCGTGTGTTTTACGGAACGCCCTGCCGCTGCACTTGATGCGATCAAGAAGTGTGATGTCCTTTTTTGCTTGGATTTCAATCGTTCCAAACGCACGGGTGGGTTGGAGGAAGTAGTTGCTGCAGCGCCTGTCCGGGTGTTGATCGACCACCATCAGGATCCGGAAAAATTCTCTCCCGTTATGTTCTCCGATACCAGTGCATGCTCTACATGCCAAATGGTATATGATATCGTCAATGCATTGGGTCTTTCGGAATTGATCACGCAGGACGTGGCAACATGTCTTTATACGGGCTTGGTAACGGATACCGGTTCATTCCGGTTCCGGAGTACAACGGCTCACACCATGAAAGTTGGAGCAGCGTTGATCGAGAAAGGAGTGGATATTGAAGCAGTTCACAGTTCCATTTCGGATGATAATACGGAAGACCGCCTGCGTTTGCTTGGCTTAACCTTAAGTGAGCGCATGCAGGTGTTACCGGAATATTCCACAGTGATCATATCGCTTTCAAAAGAAGATCTGAAACGCTACAACTTCAAACAAGGCGATACGGAAGGATTCGTGAATTATGGTCTGAGCATTCGTGGGATCCGTCTCTCTGCTTTTTTTGTTGAAAGACCTGATATGGTGAAGATCAGTCTTCGTTCCAAGAACAATTTGTTCGTGGACAAGTTCTTGGGCGAGAATTTCCAAGGCGGTGGACATCGAAATGCCGCAGGTGGTCAGGATGAAGGTCCATTGCAAAGCACTGTCGACCGTTTCAAAGCATTGCTTCCAGGACTTATTAATGAATTCCCAGCATGA
- a CDS encoding FKBP-type peptidyl-prolyl cis-trans isomerase: MKIWLISIFVLAMGCGGGSIPSEVDQHPMPDQEALIKYNQNAVRQENQDIDDYAEQHGLKVSKTGRGLQYCLLRNVEGPNAVADQWATVNYRVELLNGDTAYATKSGEPESFLVEMDDVESGLHEAIQLMSPGDSAVVLIPSYRAHGLIGDQDRIPMRSSLVYHIGLLKLSDNKR; encoded by the coding sequence ATGAAGATCTGGCTCATCTCAATTTTCGTTCTGGCCATGGGGTGTGGCGGTGGAAGTATTCCTTCGGAAGTTGATCAACATCCGATGCCGGATCAAGAAGCATTGATCAAATACAACCAGAATGCAGTTCGCCAAGAGAATCAGGACATTGATGACTACGCAGAACAACATGGTCTGAAGGTCTCTAAGACAGGCCGAGGGCTTCAATATTGCCTATTGCGGAATGTCGAAGGACCAAATGCTGTAGCCGATCAATGGGCCACCGTGAATTACCGCGTGGAATTGTTGAATGGTGATACGGCCTACGCCACCAAGTCTGGAGAACCCGAGTCGTTCTTGGTTGAAATGGACGATGTTGAGAGCGGCCTTCATGAAGCAATTCAATTAATGTCTCCGGGAGATAGCGCCGTGGTGCTTATACCATCATACCGTGCACATGGCTTGATCGGAGACCAGGACCGGATCCCGATGCGGAGCTCATTGGTCTACCATATTGGTTTGCTGAAGCTGAGTGACAATAAGCGATGA